Part of the Pedobacter roseus genome is shown below.
GCCGATAAATTAGAACATATATTGGTCCGCCATGAACAAGGTGGAATCCACGCCGCTCAGGGTTTTGCAAGAGCAAGCGGTGAGGTTGGCGTTGTATTTGCAACCAGCGGACCAGGTGCAACAAATTTGGTTACTGGTTTAGCCGATGCACAGATCGACAGTACACCATTGGTTTGTATCACCGGACAGGTTTTCGCCCATTTATTAGGTACGGATGCTTTCCAGGAAACGGATGTAATCAACATTACTACCCCGGTTACCAAATGGAATTATCAGGTTACTGATGCCAAAGAAATTCAGGAGGTATTGGCCAAAGCTTTTTACATTGCTAAAAGCGGCAGACCAGGTCCTGTTTTAATCGACATTACCAAAAATGCACAAATACAGATTGAGGAATTTCCTGAATATATAAAATGTAACCACATACGCAGTTATCGTCCGAAACCAAAAGTTAGGATGGAATATATAGAGCAAGCGGCCGAATTAATCAACTCAGCCAAAAAACCATTCATTTTATTTGGCCAGGGTGTTGTTTTAGGAAAAGCTGAAGAAGAATTTAAAGCTTTTATCAATAAAACAGGTATTCCTGCTGCTTGGACTATCATGGGCGAAGGTGCTATTCCAACTTCACACCCTTTAAACGTAGGTATGTTGGGTATGCATGGTAATTACGGACCAAATGTGCTAACCAACGAATGTGATGTGCTAATTGCCATAGGTATGCGTTTTGATGACCGAGTAACTGGTCGTTTAGACAAATATGCAAAACAAGCTAAAGTAGTGCATTTAGATATCGATCCTGCTGAGATTGACAAAAATGTTAAAGCTGAGGTTGGCGTTTGGGGCGATTGTAAAGAAACTTTACCCCTGCTAACCAATTTGGTTAACGAAAACAAACACGAAGATTGGTTAGCTAAATTCAGACAATATAACCAGGAGGAAATAGACCAGGTTATTACACCTGAACTTTATCCAACAGGTGATGAAATGACCATGGGCGAAGTGTTGCGCAACATTAACGAAATTTGTGGTGGCGATGCTATAATTGTTACTGATGTTGGTCAGCACCAAATGGTAGCCTGCCGTTACGCAAAATTCAATAATACCCGCAGCAACATTACTTCTGGTGGATTAGGAACCATGGGTTTTGGTTTACCAGCAGCTATTGGGGCTAAATATGGTGCTCCTGACAAAACGGTTATTGCCATTATCGGCGATGGTGGTTTCCAGATGACACCTCAGGAATTAGGTACCATCATGCAGTTTGGTGCAGCAGTAAAAATCCTGATCCTGAACAACCGTTTCTTAGGTATGGTTCGTCAATGGCAGCAGTTATTCCATGATAAACGCTATTCTTTTGTAAACATCACCAGTCCTGATTTTGTGGCATTGGCTAAATCTTACTACATCGAAGCGAGCAAAGTTGATGAACGTGCAAACTTAAGACAAGCGTTAGAAACGATGATCAACCACGAAGGCTCTTATTTATTAGAAGTTATGGTAGGTAGAGAAAATAACGTTTTCCCGATGGTTCCTCAGGGAATGAGCGTAAGCGAAATCAGGTTGAAGTAAGCTGAAAGATTAAAGCAGAAAGACTAAAGCGAAAAATAGCATAAACAAAACCTTCGTGGCCTTTGTGCCTTGGTGGTAAAAATTTTGGACATGAGTACTGAAAACACATTAGAACATAAAATAGATAAAGCCGATTTAGAAGGTAAGCAGGAATACACCATCACGGTTTATGCCGAAAACCGCATCGGTTTGTTAAACAGGATTGCGATTATCTTCTCGAAAAGAAAAATTAATATTGAGAGTTTAAATACATCGCCATCAGAAATTGATGGAATACACCGTTTCAACATCGTTATTCACGAAGGTTATGAAGTGGTGAGGAAACTTGCCCGCCAAATTGAAAAGCAGATTGAGGTATTAAAAGTATATTTCAACACTAACGAAGAAATTATCTGGCAGGAACTGGCACTTTACAAGGTTTCTACAGATGAAATTGCCGAAAAAGTAACTGTTGAGCGTTTATTAAGGCAATATGGCGCAAGCGCTGTAGTGATCCGCAAAGATTATACAGTTTTTGCAGTAACAGGTCACCGCGAAGAGACTGATGCTTTGGTAAAAGCCTTAGAACCTTACGAATTAATTGAATTTGTACGTTCTGCACGCGTAGCAATCATTAAAGATAGCGCTGGTTTCCACGAAAAACTTAAAGAGTTTGAAGCTTTCGAACCAGGGGAAGAACTGATAGAAAACGAGTTTTTAGAAAAAGGAGAGAAAATCTTTACAATGTAGTATAAAGGTAGAGGGCAGAAAGGTGGAAGGTAAAAGCATAATGCTTAGTGATCTTTGCGAAAACCTTAGCGCCCTTTGCAGTTAAACACTATAATATGAAATGCAATAAAGCCATACCGATTTTAAGGATATTCGATTACGACAAAGCAATTGAATTTTATGTAAACTGGCTGGGCTTTAAAATAGACTGGCAACACACTTTTGAAAAAAATGCCCCGGTTTATATACAGGTTTCATTGAACGGTATCGAACTGCATTTAAGCGAACACCATGGAGATAGTGCCCCTGGAGCGCATGTTTACATTGATTGTGTAGGTTTAAAGGAATTCCATAAAGAAATAACAGCAAAGAATTACAAATACAACAGACCAGGCTTAGAGAAAACTTTTCATGGAACCTGGGCAGTAACTGTAAACGATCCGTTCTTTAACCAGATTACTTTTAACGAAGAGCGAAACGAAGCTCAAAATACAGAGATTAAAGATTAAAGAAAAAATAATGAACGAAGTATTTGATTTTATAATAAACTCACGCAAGGCATTTATCAAGTTAATTGATGGTTTAACCATCGAAGAACTGAATAAAATCCCTGATGGTTTTAACAACAACATCATCTGGAATTTTGGGCACATCGTTGTGAGTACACAAACGCTTTGTTACGTGCGCACAGGAATATTAGAAGATGCAGCATCGGTAAAGTTTAACGACTATTACAAAAAGGATACAAGACCAACCTATACCGTATCAGAAGAAGAAGTAGCAGAATTGAAAACCATAGCAATTGAAAGTATTGAAAGAATAAAAGCAGATTATGCAAACGGAAAATTTTCGAGCATCACTCCTTTTACAACTGCAACTTATGGCGTGCAACTGAATAGTATAGAAGAGGTCTTGATTACAACCATTGGTCACGATAACGTGCATTGCGGTTACGCATCGGCACTGAAAAAGTATATGTAAAATGGAAGATGTCAGATGGAAAATGGATAAAAAATCCGTGCAATTACTCCATCTGTGTAATCAACCCAAAGGAAAAATAGAATATATAGAACGATAATTAAACTAGAAATTAACCAATAAAAAACAATGGCAAATTATTTTAACACACTACCTCTTAGAGAAAAATTAAACCAATTAGGTGTTTGCGACTTCATGGACAGTGCCGAATTTTTAGATGGCGTTAGCGCTTTAAAAGGCAAAAAACTGGTAATTGTAGGTTGTGGCGCACAAGGCTTAAACCAGGGTTTAAATTTAAGAGATAGTGGTTTAGATGTAAGCTACACTTTACGTAAGGAAGCAATTGAAGGTAAACGCGATTCGTGGAAAAATGCAACTGAAAATAACTTCACTGTTGGCACTTACGAAGAGCTGATTCCAAATGCAGATGTAGTAATTAACCTTACTCCAGATAAACAACACACCGCTGTTGTAAATGCAATTATGCCTTTAATGAAAGAAGGTGCTACTTTATTATATTCTCACGGTTTCAATATCGTTGAAGAAGGCATGCAGATCCGTAAAGACTTAACCGTGATTATGGTTGCGCCTAAATGTCCGGGTAGTGAAGTTAGAGCGGAATATGTTCGTGGTTTCGGTGTACCTACCCTAATTGCTGTTCACCCTGAAAACGATCCTCAGGGTAAAGGCTTAGCTCAGGCAAAAGCATATTGCGTAGGTACTGGTGGCCATAGAGCAGGTGTACTAAAATCTTCTTTCGTAGCCGAAGTAAAATCTGATTTAATGGGCGAGCAAACCATCCTTTGTGGTTTATTGCAAACAGGTTCTATCCTATCTTTCGATAAAATGGTAGAAAAAGGAATCGATGCAGGTTACGCTTCCAAATTGGTTCAATATGGCGTTGAAGTAATTACCGAAGCCTTAAAACAAGGTGGTATTACGGCCATGATGGACAGGTTAAGCAATGTGGCTAAAATCAAAGCTTTCGAAATTTCGGAAGAATTGAAAGACATTATGCGTCCATTATTCCAAAAACACCAGGACGACATTATGAGTGGCGAATTTAGCCGTACCATGATGGAAGACTGGGCAAACGGCGATAAAAACCTTTTAAAATGGAGAGCTGAAACTGGTGAAACTGCTTTTGAAAAAACACCAGCTGGTGATGTAAAAATCGGCGAGCAGGAATATTTTGATAACTATACTTTGATGGTTGCTTTTGTTCGTGCTGGTGTTGAACTGGCTTTCGAAACCATGGTACAGGCAGGTATCAAACCAGAATCTGCTTACTATGAGTCGTTACACGAAACGCCACTTATCGCCAACACCATTGCACGTAAAAAATTGTTCGAAATGAACCGCGTAATTTCTGATACTGCAGAATATGGTTGCTATTTGTTCGATCAGGCTTGTAAACCACTTTTAGGCGATTTCATGAAAAAAGTAGATACTGATTTAGTTGGTAAAAACTTTAATGAAGGTAAAGATGGCGCTGTTGATAACAGAAAACTAATTGATGTTAACGAAGCTATCCGTTCACACGAAGTAGAGCAAATCGGAGCTACATTGCGTAAAGCAATGACAGCAATGAAGGCGATTAAAACTGCATAGTAAACTTACAAACCTCGCAGGTTTGCGAAACCTGCGAGGTTTAAATAATTATATAAAAAAATGTCAAAAACATTAGTAGAAAAAATTTGGGATGCTCACGTTGTAAAAAGTGAAGAAGGATTTCCCGATATTTTATACATTGATACACACTTAATACATGAGGTAACTTCTCCGCAGGCATTTGATGGCTTGCGCAAAAGAGGTTTACCTGTTTTCCGTCCGAAACAAACTGTTGCCACTGCCGATCATAACGTTCCAACCTTAAACCAGTTGTTACCCATTAAAGAGGAGCTTTCGCGCTATCAGGTAGATATGTTAACCAAAAACTGTGCAGAATTCGGCATAGAGCTTTATGGATTAGGTCATCCTTTTCAAGGGATTGTACACGTTATCGGTCCAGAGCTGGGCATAACTCTACCGGGTAAAACGATGGTTTGCGGTGATAGCCATACCTCTACCCATGGTGCTTTTGGCGCTATTGCATTTGGCATCGGCACTTCTCAGGTAGAACAGGTTTTCGCAACGCAATGTTTATTGCAGTCGAAACCTAAAACCATGAAAATTGAGGTAAACGGCAAACTTGGACAAGGTGTTGGGGCAAAAGACATTATCTTATACATTATAGCTCAAATCTCTGCCGCTGGCGGTACAGGTTATTTTATTGAATATGCAGGTTCGGCAATCGAGGCTTTAAGTATGGAAGCCCGTATGACCATCTGTAACATGAGTATCGAAATGGGGGCACGTGGAGGCTTAATTGCACCAGACCAAACCACTTTTGATTACATTAAAGGAAGAGAATTTGCTCCTGCAGGCGAAGAGTGGGATAAAGCTTTAGCCTATTGGAAAACTTTATATAGCGATGCTGATGCCAAATTCGATAGTGTGTTAACTTTCGATGCAGCTGATATCGCCCCAATGATCACCTACGGAACAAATCCGGGGATGGGTATGGGTATTCAGGAACATATTCCGGCAACTGGCGCACAACCAGAAAAAGAAAAACTTTCGTACCAAAAAGCATTGGATTATATGGGCTTTGATGATGATTCATCATTGATCGGAAAACCAGTTGATTATGTGTTCATCGGAAGCTGTACCAACTCACGCATTGAGGATTTACGCGAAGTTGCGGATTTTGTAAAAGATAAACGCAAAGCTGATAATGTTACCGTTTGGATTGTACCAGGATCGAAACAAGTAGAGCAACAGGCTAAAAACGAAGGTTTAGATAAAATTTTCGAAGCTGCTGGTTTCCAGTTACGCGAACCTGGCTGTAGTGCCTGTTTAGGGATGAACGAAGATAAAATACCGGCGGGTAAATACTGTGTGTCTACATCGAACAGAAACTTTGAAGGTAGACAGGGACAAAATGCACGTACCTTATTGGCCAGTCCGCTTACCGCAGCAGCAGCAGCCGTAACAGGAAAAATTACCGACGTAAGAGAAATGTTGGAGAAAGCTTAAATATAACTGTCATGCTGACGAAGGAAGCATCTGCAACCTAAGAAACAGATTCTTCGTTCCTAAGAATGATCATTTTCAAAATATATGACACTAGAAGTTGCCATACTAAATGTAAAAGCCGGATTATCGGCCGATTTTGAAAAAGCTTTTAAAGAGGCACAAAAAATCATTTCCTCAATGGAAGGTTACATTTCGCATCAGCTTCAAAAGTGCGTAGAGGTAGAAAATAAATATATTCTGCTGGTAAATTGGGAAACCCTGGAAGCACATACCGAAGGTTTCAGAGGATCAGCAGCATACCAGGATTGGAAGAAGTTATTGCATCACTTTTATGATCCCTTTCCAACAGTTGAGCACTTTACTAAGGTAGAAGGTAGTAAGGCTTAAAGATAAAAGATAAAAAGTGGAATACGAGTCTTGCTACTTGGTACTCCTTACTTGATACTA
Proteins encoded:
- the ilvC gene encoding ketol-acid reductoisomerase, translated to MANYFNTLPLREKLNQLGVCDFMDSAEFLDGVSALKGKKLVIVGCGAQGLNQGLNLRDSGLDVSYTLRKEAIEGKRDSWKNATENNFTVGTYEELIPNADVVINLTPDKQHTAVVNAIMPLMKEGATLLYSHGFNIVEEGMQIRKDLTVIMVAPKCPGSEVRAEYVRGFGVPTLIAVHPENDPQGKGLAQAKAYCVGTGGHRAGVLKSSFVAEVKSDLMGEQTILCGLLQTGSILSFDKMVEKGIDAGYASKLVQYGVEVITEALKQGGITAMMDRLSNVAKIKAFEISEELKDIMRPLFQKHQDDIMSGEFSRTMMEDWANGDKNLLKWRAETGETAFEKTPAGDVKIGEQEYFDNYTLMVAFVRAGVELAFETMVQAGIKPESAYYESLHETPLIANTIARKKLFEMNRVISDTAEYGCYLFDQACKPLLGDFMKKVDTDLVGKNFNEGKDGAVDNRKLIDVNEAIRSHEVEQIGATLRKAMTAMKAIKTA
- a CDS encoding glyoxalase superfamily protein — protein: MKCNKAIPILRIFDYDKAIEFYVNWLGFKIDWQHTFEKNAPVYIQVSLNGIELHLSEHHGDSAPGAHVYIDCVGLKEFHKEITAKNYKYNRPGLEKTFHGTWAVTVNDPFFNQITFNEERNEAQNTEIKD
- the ilvB gene encoding biosynthetic-type acetolactate synthase large subunit translates to METAQETIQQTEAKAETSKTFKGTGSQVLLNGLIEEGVTTIFGYPGGAIMPIYDALYDYADKLEHILVRHEQGGIHAAQGFARASGEVGVVFATSGPGATNLVTGLADAQIDSTPLVCITGQVFAHLLGTDAFQETDVINITTPVTKWNYQVTDAKEIQEVLAKAFYIAKSGRPGPVLIDITKNAQIQIEEFPEYIKCNHIRSYRPKPKVRMEYIEQAAELINSAKKPFILFGQGVVLGKAEEEFKAFINKTGIPAAWTIMGEGAIPTSHPLNVGMLGMHGNYGPNVLTNECDVLIAIGMRFDDRVTGRLDKYAKQAKVVHLDIDPAEIDKNVKAEVGVWGDCKETLPLLTNLVNENKHEDWLAKFRQYNQEEIDQVITPELYPTGDEMTMGEVLRNINEICGGDAIIVTDVGQHQMVACRYAKFNNTRSNITSGGLGTMGFGLPAAIGAKYGAPDKTVIAIIGDGGFQMTPQELGTIMQFGAAVKILILNNRFLGMVRQWQQLFHDKRYSFVNITSPDFVALAKSYYIEASKVDERANLRQALETMINHEGSYLLEVMVGRENNVFPMVPQGMSVSEIRLK
- a CDS encoding DinB family protein — protein: MNEVFDFIINSRKAFIKLIDGLTIEELNKIPDGFNNNIIWNFGHIVVSTQTLCYVRTGILEDAASVKFNDYYKKDTRPTYTVSEEEVAELKTIAIESIERIKADYANGKFSSITPFTTATYGVQLNSIEEVLITTIGHDNVHCGYASALKKYM
- a CDS encoding antibiotic biosynthesis monooxygenase family protein — encoded protein: MTLEVAILNVKAGLSADFEKAFKEAQKIISSMEGYISHQLQKCVEVENKYILLVNWETLEAHTEGFRGSAAYQDWKKLLHHFYDPFPTVEHFTKVEGSKA
- the leuC gene encoding 3-isopropylmalate dehydratase large subunit, which gives rise to MSKTLVEKIWDAHVVKSEEGFPDILYIDTHLIHEVTSPQAFDGLRKRGLPVFRPKQTVATADHNVPTLNQLLPIKEELSRYQVDMLTKNCAEFGIELYGLGHPFQGIVHVIGPELGITLPGKTMVCGDSHTSTHGAFGAIAFGIGTSQVEQVFATQCLLQSKPKTMKIEVNGKLGQGVGAKDIILYIIAQISAAGGTGYFIEYAGSAIEALSMEARMTICNMSIEMGARGGLIAPDQTTFDYIKGREFAPAGEEWDKALAYWKTLYSDADAKFDSVLTFDAADIAPMITYGTNPGMGMGIQEHIPATGAQPEKEKLSYQKALDYMGFDDDSSLIGKPVDYVFIGSCTNSRIEDLREVADFVKDKRKADNVTVWIVPGSKQVEQQAKNEGLDKIFEAAGFQLREPGCSACLGMNEDKIPAGKYCVSTSNRNFEGRQGQNARTLLASPLTAAAAAVTGKITDVREMLEKA
- the ilvN gene encoding acetolactate synthase small subunit; translated protein: MSTENTLEHKIDKADLEGKQEYTITVYAENRIGLLNRIAIIFSKRKINIESLNTSPSEIDGIHRFNIVIHEGYEVVRKLARQIEKQIEVLKVYFNTNEEIIWQELALYKVSTDEIAEKVTVERLLRQYGASAVVIRKDYTVFAVTGHREETDALVKALEPYELIEFVRSARVAIIKDSAGFHEKLKEFEAFEPGEELIENEFLEKGEKIFTM